One Streptomyces sp. RPA4-2 genomic window carries:
- a CDS encoding NAD-binding protein, whose translation MVVAGDDALAHRLAAELRGVYGERVTLVVPPAQRRVRPPVVGRARGSTLFDRVSAAVNRAAGNGDAPPGRTAEPPGSERVLEAAELTEAVLAEAGVERAAALALVHDDDEANIRAALTARRLNPRLRLVIRLYNRRLGEHIKELLDQASALATDGIDDGTAGGGDGGGFDASTTVLSDADTAAPALAATAVAGTSKVVQTDGLMLRAVERPPPGPGEVADPGLCTLALLSATTNDPAGADGSESSGPQGPRLLPDERAVAAATGRGTVVLETVSYTAPAVSGGRSVLPFGSLLSRRLRWSFAGLVGCVIGLAVASMAVTREPPLQATYLTLLDLFAINNPAIGEPVGRQVLQLFSGLVGLLLLPVLLAAVLEALGTFRSGSALRKPPRGLSGHVVLLGVGKIGTRVLARLRELNIPVVCVEADPEARGLALARRLRVPVVLGDVTQEGVLEAAKIHRAHSLLALTSADTTNLEAALYARTVRPDLRVVLRLYDDDFATAVYRTLRAAHPQALTRSRSVSHLTAPAFAGAMMGRQILGAIPVERRVLLFAAIDVGGHSQLEGRTVGEAFRAGAWRVLALETGVVGRRDPAGGGGGGGVSQRAPSGLVWDLPPSYVLRAEDRVVLAATRRGLAELLGRRVRERAVGPPGE comes from the coding sequence ATGGTGGTGGCCGGGGACGACGCCCTGGCGCACCGGCTCGCCGCGGAACTGCGTGGTGTGTACGGCGAGCGGGTGACCCTCGTGGTTCCGCCCGCACAGCGCCGCGTGCGCCCGCCGGTGGTCGGACGGGCCCGGGGCTCGACCCTGTTCGACCGGGTCTCCGCGGCGGTGAACCGGGCCGCCGGGAACGGCGACGCGCCACCCGGCCGTACGGCCGAACCACCTGGTTCCGAGAGGGTGTTGGAGGCCGCTGAGCTCACCGAGGCGGTGCTCGCCGAGGCGGGCGTCGAACGGGCCGCCGCCCTCGCGCTCGTCCATGACGACGACGAGGCCAACATCCGGGCCGCGCTCACCGCGCGCCGCCTCAACCCGCGGCTGCGGCTCGTCATCCGGCTCTACAACCGGCGCCTCGGCGAGCACATCAAGGAACTCCTCGACCAGGCATCGGCGTTGGCCACGGACGGGATCGACGACGGCACCGCCGGCGGCGGTGACGGCGGCGGGTTCGACGCGTCCACCACCGTGCTGTCCGACGCCGACACCGCGGCGCCCGCGCTCGCCGCGACCGCCGTCGCCGGCACCAGCAAGGTCGTCCAGACGGACGGGCTGATGCTGCGGGCGGTGGAGCGGCCTCCGCCGGGGCCCGGCGAGGTCGCCGACCCCGGTCTGTGCACGCTCGCGCTGCTGTCCGCCACGACCAACGACCCCGCCGGGGCAGACGGTTCCGAGAGCAGCGGTCCGCAGGGGCCCCGGCTGCTGCCCGACGAACGGGCGGTGGCCGCCGCCACCGGGCGCGGGACCGTCGTCCTGGAGACCGTGTCGTACACCGCTCCCGCGGTGTCCGGCGGGCGCAGCGTCCTGCCCTTCGGCTCGCTGCTGTCACGGCGGCTGCGCTGGTCGTTCGCCGGACTGGTGGGGTGTGTGATCGGGCTGGCGGTCGCCTCCATGGCCGTCACCAGGGAGCCTCCGCTTCAGGCGACCTATCTGACGCTGCTCGACCTCTTCGCCATCAACAATCCCGCCATCGGGGAACCGGTCGGGCGGCAGGTCCTCCAACTCTTCTCCGGGCTCGTCGGGTTGCTGCTGCTTCCGGTGCTGCTCGCCGCGGTGCTGGAGGCGCTGGGTACGTTCCGGAGCGGGTCCGCGTTGCGCAAGCCGCCGCGGGGGCTGTCCGGGCATGTGGTGCTGCTCGGGGTCGGCAAGATCGGTACGCGGGTGCTGGCGCGCCTGCGGGAGCTGAACATTCCCGTGGTGTGCGTGGAGGCCGACCCCGAGGCGCGGGGGCTGGCGCTGGCGCGGCGGCTGCGGGTGCCGGTGGTCCTGGGGGATGTGACCCAGGAGGGCGTGCTGGAGGCTGCGAAGATCCACCGGGCGCACTCGTTGCTCGCGCTGACCAGCGCGGACACGACGAATCTGGAGGCCGCGCTGTACGCCCGTACGGTGCGGCCCGATCTGCGGGTGGTGCTGCGGCTGTACGACGACGACTTCGCGACCGCCGTGTACCGGACCCTGCGGGCCGCGCACCCGCAGGCGCTCACACGGAGTCGCAGCGTGTCGCATCTGACCGCGCCCGCGTTCGCCGGAGCGATGATGGGGCGGCAGATCCTCGGGGCGATTCCGGTCGAACGGCGGGTGTTGCTGTTCGCGGCCATCGACGTGGGCGGACATTCCCAGCTGGAGGGGCGGACCGTGGGGGAGGCGTTTCGGGCGGGGGCGTGGCGGGTGCTCGCGCTGGAGACGGGGGTGGTGGGACGGCGGGATCCGGCGGGCGGAGGTGGGGGCGGCGGGGTGTCGCAGCGGGCGCCGAGCGGGCTGGTCTGGGATCTTCCCCCCTCCTATGTGCTGCGGGCGGAGGATCGGGTGGTGTTGGCGGCTACGCGGCGGGGGCTTGCGGAGTTGTTGGGGCGGCGGGTTCGGGAGCGGGCCGTAGGCCCTCCGGGCGAGTAG
- a CDS encoding (2Fe-2S) ferredoxin domain-containing protein has protein sequence MAVGAAGSRPCTLVVCRGCCCGDPVKYPADDHAWQLERLRAGAEASGGRFVVRTVDCLGPCDQANVVVVQPSGEGRRRGARPTWIGFAMGDDCTEDLVDWAAAGGPGVAPPPVTLELQFVRPPREARARTRTRTRGRTRG, from the coding sequence GTGGCTGTCGGCGCCGCCGGCTCGCGGCCCTGCACCCTGGTCGTCTGCCGGGGGTGCTGCTGCGGAGATCCGGTGAAGTATCCCGCTGACGACCACGCCTGGCAGCTGGAGCGGCTGCGGGCCGGGGCCGAGGCGTCCGGGGGGCGGTTCGTGGTGCGGACCGTGGACTGTCTCGGGCCCTGCGACCAGGCCAACGTGGTGGTGGTGCAGCCTTCCGGGGAAGGGCGGCGCAGGGGTGCGCGGCCGACCTGGATCGGGTTCGCGATGGGTGACGACTGCACCGAGGACCTGGTGGACTGGGCGGCCGCCGGAGGGCCGGGGGTCGCTCCGCCCCCGGTCACGCTGGAGTTGCAGTTCGTCCGGCCGCCGCGCGAGGCGCGGGCCCGCACCAGGACCCGTACCCGCGGCCGTACCCGGGGGTGA